Genomic DNA from Streptomyces sp. PCS3-D2:
GGGCCCGCATACTCGGCCGCCGGCCCGAACGTCATCGCCTGCACCACCTGGGGCGCGCGGGCCGCTTCCGAACCCGTCGTCGTCCTCGCCAACCGCCCCGAGCGCATCGTGGTCCACCACACGGCGACGGCGAACGTCACCGACTATTCCCAGCAGCGCGCCTACGCCCTGGCCAAGGCGATCCAGAACTATCACATGAACGCGCAGGGCTGGATCGACACCGGTCAGCACTTCACCATCAGCCGCGGCGCCTTCGTGTTGGAGGGCCGCCACCACAGCCTCGCGGAGCTGAACACCGGCAGGCGCCAGGTGCGCGCGGCGCACTGCGTCGGACAGAACACGGTGTCGATCGGCATCGAGAACGAGGGCACGTACACCTCCCAGGCCCCTCCCGCGGCGCAGTTCGCGGCGCTGGCGGACCTGTGCGCCCGGGTCTGCAGCCAGTACGGCCTGCCTGCGTCGGAGATCTACGGCCACCGCGACTTCAACGCCACGTCCTGCCCCGGCGACCGTCTGTACGCCCTGCTGCCGACCCTCCGCAAGGAGGTCGCCACCCGCCTCGGCACGCCCCTGTCGCAGCCGGAGGCGGAGGATCCGGTGTGGGACTTGGTGCGCCAGGTCACCGACCGGCCGTCCGCCACGCTCGGGGAATACCTGCCCGCGGGCCTACTCCCCTGACGGAGTGTCTTCCAAGAAACGGTCCGACGGGGGAGCCGGCCCGATCGCACACGGCGATACCGCGAGCGGCAGGCTGCCGGGCGGACCGGGAAGGCCTCGGGGCTGCCGCGCCTGCCGGTACGCACCCGGGAAACCCGTCCGACCCGTACGCAGGACAGGCGCGGCGCACGGCGCCACACCGAACCGCGTGGTGCGGCGGCCGCC
This window encodes:
- a CDS encoding peptidoglycan recognition family protein, producing the protein MTLPSPHRAAAPAAAAAGYTRRSLLTGAFALAGAAALPVAAAGPAYSAAGPNVIACTTWGARAASEPVVVLANRPERIVVHHTATANVTDYSQQRAYALAKAIQNYHMNAQGWIDTGQHFTISRGAFVLEGRHHSLAELNTGRRQVRAAHCVGQNTVSIGIENEGTYTSQAPPAAQFAALADLCARVCSQYGLPASEIYGHRDFNATSCPGDRLYALLPTLRKEVATRLGTPLSQPEAEDPVWDLVRQVTDRPSATLGEYLPAGLLP